From Bombus huntii isolate Logan2020A chromosome 4, iyBomHunt1.1, whole genome shotgun sequence, one genomic window encodes:
- the LOC126864682 gene encoding uncharacterized protein LOC126864682, whose amino-acid sequence MVAIASCQDQATGKPAIDCIGPGSFCCPDSFVKCYCEVNIVDGIMRAVRFTEPCISTEGCILSNTGTFTFEGELDPDNNNNLDESYENDARERFEDTLCPSESARAIQRNLLYAHAADREDEYVLRENRLANKNFKRNRGNRSVLRSRLGDDADYANQDEDDDDNDSDNDDDDEEGIDNKSGVDDEKGDENDEDEEDEENRDEMIGLKGSAKGRRSPRKHIREARFDYAAIAFEGKQEINEPERKGSVKIRSVMEDCEDESTEPLQYYDYAIPAYFYSMTF is encoded by the exons ATGGTAGCTATTGCATCGTGTCAAGATCAAGCaac AGGAAAACCAGCCATAGACTGCATCGGTCCAGGATCGTTTTG CTGTCCAGATAGCTTCGTTAAATGTTACTGCGAGGTAAACATCGTCGATGGAATTATGAGAGCGGTCAGGTTCACAGAACCTTGCATTTCTACCGAAGGGTGTATCTTAAGCAACACTGGAACATTCACTTTCGAAGGAGAACTTGATCCTGATAATAACAACAACTTGGACGAATCTTATGAGAATGATGCTCGTGAAAGATTCGAAG ACACGTTGTGTCCCTCGGAATCAGCGCGAGCGATACAGCGTAATCTCTTATATGCCCATGCTGCTGATCGTGAGGATGAATACGTGTTACGCGAAAATAGACTGGCAAATAAAAACTTTAAACGCAACCGTGGAAATCGGTCCGTTCTGAGAAGTCGATTAGGCGATGATGCCGACTATGCCAACCAAGACGAAGACGACGATGACAATGACAGCGACaatgacgacgatgacgaaGAAGGGATCGATAACAAGAGTGGCGTCGACGATGAAAAGGGCGACGAGAATGACGAAGACGAGGAGGACGAGGAGAACAGAGACGAGATG ATTGGGCTCAAAGGCTCCGCGAAGGGTCGCCGGAGCCCCAGAAAGCATATTCGAGAGGCAAGGTTCGATTATGCGGCGATTGCATTCGAGGGTAAGCAAGAGATCAACGAACCCGAGAGGAAGGGTTCTGTGAAGATCAGATCCGTTATGGAGGACTGTGAGGATGAATCCACGGAACCACTgca
- the LOC126864684 gene encoding E3 SUMO-protein ligase NSE2-like, with protein MTQSQQIIEELYDSYTKTAANIIVYYEGNEMDEKLKELKCIVNNNSVQDKKLKLFRERKNQLLNLNNDDGNNDNHMEQSDTENRLNEYRLILSKTDNDTLKDDKLIEFDKHVEALLDGVAQKENDTDAEIQLKGGYVNVIDPISKKRIVDPVKNTICGHTYDQESIMQLLKINKKTRCPVIGCKSTEFVQLSQLRPDIVTKTYLEKHPE; from the exons aTGACGCAATCTCAACAAATAATTGAAGAATTATATGATTCTTACACAAAAACTGCTGCtaatattattgtttattatG aaGGTAATGAAATGGACGAGAAGTTAAAAGAACTAAAATGTATAGTAAACAACAATAGCGTTCAAGATAAAAAGTTAAAGTTATTCagggaaagaaagaatcaattattaaatttaaataatgatgATGGTAATAATGACAATCATATGGAGCAGAGTGATACTGAAAACCGCTTGAat gAATATAGACTAATTCTCTCTAAGACTGATAATGATACATTGAAAGATGATAAACTTATAGAATTTGATAAACATGTAGAAGCACTGCTAG ATGGAGTAGCacagaaagaaaatgatacaGATGCAGAAATACAGTTAAAAGGGGGCTATGTAAATGTAATTGACCCAATCTCTAAGAAGAGAATTGTGGATCCTGTGAAGAATACTATATGTGGTCATACTTATGATCAAGAAAGTATTATGCagttattgaaaattaataagaaGACAAG GTGTCCTGTTATAGGTTGCAAAAGTACAGAATTTGTACAACTTTCGCAACTTCGTCCAGACATTGTAACGAAAACATATCTAGAGAAACATCCAGAATAA